The Methanohalophilus portucalensis DNA window GGGGCTGAATTACTGCAAAGGACAGGACAAAATCGGCAAATGACCAGAATGTACTGAGTATTTCTATGGAACTCAGGACTTCCCCGGCTACTCCGGTGAGTATTGACAGGCCAATCAGAACCAGCCAGAGTATAACTGTATCAAGTTTATTGTTCATGAAAAATGAAAAACCTTCTTCCAGGGCTTCCAGGGGTTCCAGTCCACCAACAACCAGTGCATATTCTGCAAAAGTAAAGATCAGTTTGACTACGATTGCATAGAATATCCAGGCAAATATCCCAAAAACAAGGATTAATGTTCCAGAGAGTGCTTCTTCAGGGTTTTGCATCAATATGCTCAGGTCTCCAATTGCCAGTATTCCAGGTACCACGAAGATTATTCCTGCGAGCATAATCAGCATTACTATGAACCTGGTAAGGAAGAGGTTGATAAGGTTCTTTTTTCCTGATGTAAACATCTCATTGATACTGGTGGAGCCGTCTTCAAGTGCTTTTTTTGCCATTCCTATGGCTCCGCCGTAAAAATAGGAACTTATCAGGGTGGATACTACAAATGCTGTGATAAACAGGAGTATGAACAATCCCATATTTTCATAAAAGGCAGCTGTGAGGACTCCAAATGCCATTTCAGGATTGATATTTGTGGGGTCTGTTGTAATATCCTGCATTGCAGGCATAACAAATATGATGACCGCAACCATGAAAAGAACAAACATTGCAAATATGCCTGCAAATATGTTCAAAAAGAAGGGGATGCAAATATTGAGATTATGTGTCCAGGTCTGAAAACCTTTTCTCAGAACCGTATTTATATTTTCCATTAAATATTATCTCCCGATTTCCATATCGTGATAGTTATATGGAAGTTTCCCTATGGATATAACTGCATTTCCATAAGTCTTCTTATTGTATAAAGATTCTCATGCAGGTGATTCAATGGATGCCGAAAATGATAAAATCATGGTAGTTTCTCACTGTCTTCTCAACCCTGAGTCGCGTCTGGCAGGTATTAAAAATCCGGGAAAATTTTCTCCTGGAAATAATAATGTAATCCAGCTTCCCTGTCCGGAACTGATTTATTTTGGTTCAAGCCGCCGGGAAATTACCAGGGACCAGTTAATTCATTCGGCCTACAGAAAATTCTGCAGACAATTATTCGCCCCCTTTGCAGATATGCTCGAGGAATTTTATCGCAGGGGCTTTTCAGTTGAATTTGTGGGAGTAGGAAAAAGCCCCTCCTGTGCTGCAGATCTCACTACAGTGAGTGGTCCTGCCGGCAGGGTGTCAAACTTTACACATGAACATGCCGCTGGCAGGGGTGTTTTTTTTGAAGAAATCGAGATGGAACTTGTCAGGCGTGGAATATGCTATAGTATGCAGGATTGCCACAAACAGTAAAATATATATAACATGTAGTCATCACGAGGGTTGCTGACGGGTTGTCTTTCTTTTCCTAAAACCCCCACTCCCCAAATATTAAACCCCCCTTAAAACCCGTCAGCTTTTCCCCATTAGTAATTCTCAATAGGGCAATCCCTATTATCTTTATAACAAATAAGTGTAGGATAGCTTATACTGTTTTATTATATCAAAAAAAAGAAAATGAAGGTCAAGAGACCTTCAGAAAATTCCTGCCCCGATAAACAGGGAGGAGAAAAGGATTGCAACTACGTTTACTACTTTTATTAATGGATTTATTGCAGGTCCTGCCGTGTCCTTAAATGGATCTCCTACGGTATCTCCCACAACAGCTGCTTTGTGAGCTTCGGAACCTTTTCCACCATGGAATCCGTCTTCGATAAGTTTTTTCGCATTATCCCATGCACCTCCTCCATTATTCATTGTTAATGCAAGGAGTAATCCGGATGCGATGATTCCTATAAGAAGACCTCCCAAAGCCAGTGGTCCAAGAACGTAACCTACAATCAATGGAGTGGCTACAGCAAGGATTCCTGGAAGTGCCATTTCTCGAATGGCTGTGGCCGTAACAATGTCTACACATTTTCCATATTCGGGTTTGGAAGTACTTTCCATTATGCCAGGAATCTCTTTGAACTGACGTCTGACTTCATTGATAACTGCAAAAGCCGCTTTTCCGACAGCCTGCATTGTTACTGCACTGAATACGAACGGCAAAAGAGCACCTATCAACAGGCCTGCCAGAACGACCGGGTTGTCAAGAGCGAGTTCTCCTATCTCCAGATTTACTTTGTATCTGTAATCTGCAAAAAGAGCCAATGCACCAAGAGCCGCTGAACCAATGGCATATCCTTTTGTTACAGCTTTTGTTGTGTTCCCAACTGCATCCAGGGCATCTGTAACCTCTCGTATTTCAGAAGGTAGTCCTGCCATTTCGGCAATACCGCCGGCATTGTCAGTGATGGGGCCGTAGGAATCCAGAGTAACAATCATTCCGGTTGTGGAAAGCATTGCTGCTGCTGCTATTGCTATTCCGTAGAGTCCCATTGCCGGGTCTGCTGCCCCGCCGGCAACAAAAAAGGAGCCCAAAATACCACCTACTATTATTAAAACGGGTAGGGCAGTACTTTCAAGTCCCATTGCCAGGCCCGAAATTACATTTGTACCTGCACCGGTTTCAGAAGCTTCTGCTACTTTTTTAACCGGTCTGTAACTTGTTGAAGTATAATATTCGGTGAAGAGGACCATCAGTACCATGATGACAACACCTACAAGTGATGCATAATAGATGTTGATGTTACCGATAAGCATGTCTGTTACGAAATAGAATGCAACAAGACAAAGAATTGCAGATACTGCCACTCCCTTATAGAGCGCTTTCATTATCTTATTGTCATTTCCTATGCGTATGAAGAAAATTGATATGATGGATGCAAAAACAGCTACTGCACCGAGAATTAATGGGTAGATCACTGCGTTGGGATAGGTTTGCAGAATCTGAGTACCAAGCAGCATAGCTGCAATTACGGTAACTACGTATGTCTCAAACAGATCTGCTCCCATACCAGCACAATCTCCTACATTATCTCCTACATTATCGGCAATTACGCCGGCGTTTCGGGGATCATCTTCAGGTATGCCTGCTTCAACTTTACCTACAAGATCTGCTCCAACATCAGCGGCTTTGGTATATATACCGCCACCAACCCTGGCGAAGAGACTGATAAGACTTGCACCAAATGCAAATCCAATTATCTGATCCACATCACCGAACATTATGTAGAATACACTAGTACCAAGCAGAGCCAAACCTACTACTGCAAAACCTGATACTGCACCACCATGAACTGCGACTTGCATAGCTTTTTTCAGTCCTTCTGATGCAGCGTTTGCTGTTCTTACATTTGCTCTTATAGATACATTCATTCCAATATATCCTGCAGCAGCGGAACTTATAGCTCCTACTATGAATCCGATAGCAATTTTTCCACTGTTTTCTTCCAGCAATACATATATCAGAAAAGCCAATATTACAGCAACTATAGCCACTGTTTTATATTGACGGTTCAGATATGCCATGGCCCCTTCCTGTATCGCGGTGGCAATTTCCTGCATTCTTTCGTTACCTGTTCCTTCTTTGAGGATACGGGTTGCGAAAAATGCAGCAAATACCAGACTTACGATACCTGCCAGAGGGGCGAGGTATATTATATCCTGCATTATTGTTCTCCTAAATTTGTTTGATTTTTATGATAATGCTATGATGGGTTATCAGACAGATGGAAGTTCCAGCTGCCCTTTCCCTATAATTATTAATCTTTAGTGGTGCCACAAAGGCAGGTTGAAATAGAACACACCTAATAAGAAATTAACGTTTTAAAATTTTTAGATTGATGTGTGCCATGTTCGATTTGCCCTAACATATTTTTGTTAGTATTAATGTTTTACCTTTTATATGCACCACAGATATGAATAGACATATTAATCATAGCGTATTATCCTATGCCAATGAGGATTTCAGGGCTTATACTCGTAATTTTGCTGCTTTCGTGCTCTGTATCAGGGGCACTTGCGGCTGATGATGGCGGGGATTATATACATATTTCAAGTATGCAGGTTCGATTTTCAGGTACTGATGCGACAGTTGATCTGTTCTATGACCTGGATTTTTTCGGGGACATGTATATTTTTGCATTAGGCAGTCGCCATCTTAAACCTGAGTTTGAGGCCTTTTTTTATGATTTTGAAGAATTAAAGGTTGTAGAACTCGGAAGGGCCCATTCCAGATTCGTACTCAAAAATGTATCTCGGGAAAGTGATAATTTCTATCTTCATGATGAGAAGAAACTTGGCAGACAAGTTGGTTCTCTTGTAGTTATTTATCCTGCAGGCCCTTCAAAAGCTATGGGAAGTGTGGATTCGATCCCAAATCTGTTTTATGAAAAATAATGAATCTGCAGTAATTGATTATATGTAATCTTTATGTCCTGCTATCCTTTTGATTGGAATTCAATCTGTTCTGACAGTAAAATTTTTATAGTTATGCATTATAATGCATTATTATGGTGCGTCCCAGAAAAAAGAGGATGGTGGGATACCGTCACAGGTGTCGGCGTTTCAATCCCGATGACACGAACGAAAGTATGCCTGTTGTTGACGTGGGTGTAGATGAACTGGAATCCATGAGATTGAATATTTTGGAAAAATTATCTCAGGGAGAGGCAGCACAGAAAATGGGAGTCCATCAATCTACATTTCAAAGAACCCTTCGCATGGGTCTTGAAAAAGTTACGGATGCACTGGTCAATGGAAAAAGTATCTTTTTAGAAGGAGGTGAAGTCAATATGCCTGGAGGAGATGGCACAGGTCCAGATGGAACTGGTCCGACGGGGGCCAGAGGACAGGGTCGTAGAGGTGGTGGAAATCGCCCGGGCCGAGGAGCTGCAGCTCCGCAGAATTGCAGGTGTCCTTCATGTGGACATCTTGAACCACACCAGCCGGGTGTACCCTGCAGTCAGGCCAAATGTCCTGAATGCGGTTCCCAGATGGTGCGTGGTTGAATTTATAGACTGAAAATAATTAAGAACAGACAAAGGAGGTTGTATTAATATGCCAGGTGGAGATAGGACCGGTCCCAGGGGAATGGGGCCTATGACAGGAAGAGGTGCAGGTTACTGCAGTGGAAATGAAGTGGCCGGATGGCAGAATAGTTTATTTGTTCATAACCCTGCCAGAGGAAGATTCCAAAGGTTTGGTGGTTTTTCGCGAGGTAGAGGTATGGGAAATTATGCTCGAAGACCTCTCACACAACCCGTGTATGAATCCGGAACAAGTCCATCTTTAAATTTTCCATCTGCAAAAAGGGAACTTGAAAGTCTTGAGAAAGACAAGGAATGGATTTGTCAGCGCATAGAACAATTGAAAGAACAGCTTACAGAAACAGGATCATTATCTGAGGATTAATGGTCCCTTTTTAATTTTTGATGGGATTTTAGATGACTAAACGCAAATCAAGGTTAATTTATGGACCAATCCTTTCAAGAAGATTGGGCAGATCATTGGGGATAGATGTCATAAGCAATCCTTCCAGTCGGAAAAACTGTAATTTTGATTGTATTTACTGTCAGCTGGGTTCTGTTGCACACAAGATTCAATCTGTAGATGATGTTGTTGGATGTGTCTCATCTGCTGAAATTGTTGAAGGGATAAAACATTATCATCGTAATATCGAAGATATTGACTACATTACCTTCTCGGGGACATGCGAACCGACACTTAATCCTGCAATGGGAAAAATGATCGAGGGTATCCGGCAGATATCTTCTGTACCCATATGTGTGATAACCAATTCTTCTCTTACGGGCAGGGATGATGTACGCCAAAGTCTTGCAAAGGCAGACCTTGTTGTTGCTACCCTGGTTTCAGGTTACGATAAGACCTTTGAAAATATAAACAGGCCTGCTTCCGGTATCCTGCTGGATGATATTATAGAAGGTCTTGCATCTCTTTCCCATATGGGCACTTGCAGGCTTTCCATAGAGGTCATGCTTGTTGACAGTGATAAATTTGGATACAACACATCGGATTCTGAAATATCTCGTCTTGCTGACATTCTGGAATATATCAATCCGGATGAAGTTGAAGTGCTTACAATTACCCGTCCGCCTGCTGAATCTTCCTTAAAGGCTGTCGATGAAATAAGATTGAAGGAAATTGCCAGTTATTTTGACAGCAGGCTTGGCAGGAGGAAGGTGCGTTTGGTACTGCGTGGTATCAGGAAGGGGCGCTCTACTATCAAGCATGAGAACATTGAAGAAGAGGTTTATGACTTAATCCTGCGTCGTCCCTGTACCACTGAGCAGGTGATTACCTCACTTGGCCTTAATAGGGAAACTCTTATTCCTGTTCTTGAGAATATGGAATATAGGGGGAAGATTGAGTTGGTCTGGGAAGACAAAAGCTGGTATTATAGAGTTTTGTGATTATTCTTTCCAGTGACCACTAAATATATACATGAATAATCATTATAGATTCATGTGTATTTAGGGGATGGTATAACCTATGAAGGAAACAATAGAATCGTCACTTGCAGAGGAACGTGTTTTTGAACCATCTGCAGATTTCAAATCCCGGGCTAATATGAATGACCCGGACATTTACCGGAAAGCAGATGAGGACCTTGAAGGATTTTGGGGGGACCTTGCGGAAAATATTGACTGGTTTGAAAAATGGGATCAGGTACTTGAATGGAATCCACCTCACAGTAATTGGTTCCTGAATGGTAAGGTCAATGCATCATATAATTGCCTGGACAGACATCTTTCTGCCAAAGGGGATAAACCAGCCATTATATGGGAAGGGGAGATGGAGAATACTCGCACCTACACTTACAATGAACTATTTTATTCCACCTGCCGCTTTGCCAATGCATTAAAAGAATTGGGAGTTCAGAAAGGGGATATTGTTACGATATACCTGCCGATGATACCTGAAGCTGTGATTGCGATGCTTGCCTGTGCAAGGATTGGTGCCCCTCACAGTGTGGTATTTGCCGGCTTTTCCCATGAAGCACTTGCCCAACGTATTGAAAACGCGGGCAGCAAATTTGTCATTACATGTGATGGTTACTATCATAAAGGTAAATTAATAGACCAGAAAGAAAAAACCGATATGGGGGTGGAAAAAACAGAGGGAGTGGAACACGTCCTTTTAGTAAATCACACTGCAACCCCGGTAAATTTCATTGAGGGGCGGGATGTGTGGTGGCATGATCTTGAAAAACAGGTTGATTATCAGTGTCCTGCGGAACATATGGATTCTGAAGATACGCTTTTCCTCATGTATACCAGTGGAACCACAGGGAAACCCAAGGGTGTGGTTCATAGTACAGGCGGTTATCTTGTGGGTACCTGCATTACTGCCAGCTGGGTATTTGATCTGAAGGATGATGATATTTACTGGTGTACGGCAGACGTGGGGTGGATCACCGGTCATTCCTATATTGCATATGGTCCCCTTCTCAACGGTGCAACAGTGCTACTGTATGAAGGAGCTCCCGATTACCCCGAAAAGGGGCGGTTCTGGGATATTATTGAAAAACATGGTGTTACAATATTCTATACGGCACCTACCGCTATCAGGACATTTATGAAATGGGGCGAGCATCTGCCTCTAAAACATGACCTTTCTTCCCTTCGTTTGTTGGGTAGTGTCGGGGAACCTATCAACCCTAGGGCCTGGTTATGGTATTATGAGAATATCGGAGGTAAGCGGTGTCCTATAGTAGATACCTGGTGGCAGACAGAAACAGGTATGATAATGATCACACCCCTGCCAGGCATTACTCCGATGAAACCTGGTAGTGCTGTCCGTCCGTTCCCGGGAATCGAGGTATCCATTCTCGATGAAGAAGGAAATGCGGTTCCAGAAGGGCATGGGGGGTATCTTGCAATTGAAAAACCCTGGCCCAGCATGATACGTACCATTCACGGGGATGAGGAACGCTTCATTGAAACTTACTGGAGTATGTGGGGCAAAGATACCTATATGTCGGGGGATGGTGCCCATACTGACAGTGACGGTTATGTCTGGATTCTCGGAAGACTTGATGATGTGATCAAGGTTTCCGGTCACAGACTCGGTACTATGGAGATCGAAAGTTCCCTGGTGTCCCATTCGGATGTTGCAGAAGCTGCTGTTGAGGGGAAAGAGGATGAAATTAAGGGGGAGGTAATAGTTGGTTATGTTGTGCTTGAAGCCGATGTTCCTGTTAGTGATGAGCTGAAAGAGCAACTTAAGGGTCATGTTGTAGATGAGATTGGGCCGATAGCCCGCCCTGCGGCGATAGTTTTTGCAGAGGATCTGCCTAAGACCCGTAGTGGAAAGATTATGCGCCGGGTCCTGCGCGCAATAACGAATAATACTGATCCCGGGGATGTGACCACTTTGCAGAATCCTGAAGTGGTTGAAGAACTCAAAAGAAAAGTTCATCTATCAGATTAACATTCAAACTGCTAGAGGTTTAATTTTCATGGAAAGGAATACTGGCCTTATAGTTGCAATGGATGTTACGCGTATGGATCGCGCCGTCGAGATTGCCAGCGAAGTTGCTGAATGTGTGGATGCCATAAAGGTGGGCTATCCGCTGGTGCTCTCAGAAGGTTTAAGTGTAATATCCCGGCTTGCCGATTACGCTCCTGTCATTGCTGACTTTAAGGTTGCCGACATTCCAAACACGGATGAACTTATCTGCGAGCAGGTATTCAAGGCAGGTGCCTGTGGTGTAATCGTGCATGGTTTTACAGGTGAGGATAGCCTGAAAGCCTGTATAGGTGTGGCCCAACGTTATGATGGGGATATTTATGTAGTCTCTGAAATGAGCCACCCGGGTGGTTCGAAATATTTCCAGCCGATAGCCGATGAAATTGCTTCAATGGCGTATGAATTCGGTGCTACAGGTATTGTCGCACCGGCTACCCGGCCAGAAAGGGTAAAGCACCTGCGTTCTATAATAGGTGATGGTCTTTCTATTATATCCCCTGGTGTAGGTGCACAGGGGGGTAAAGCCTCTGATGTGATTGCAGCAGGTGCGAACTGGATTATTGTAGGTCGAAGTATTTATAATTCAGAAAACCCCAAAGAAACAGCCATGGAACTTGTTACCGGGATTGGTATCTAAGGAAAAAGCCAGTGATGATATACTCTTCTGAGATAGTGATGAGCCCTATGAGTTCTGAGGCTTTTACTTTTTACATTCAGGTCCGGTGTTGATTTATATTCAGGAGAAGGTGCATGACCAAAAATGAGTTGACCGTAAATTGTCGGGATGGTGCTTGTGAACCTCTTCTCGAAACATCTGCCGGTGAAAGAGTTTTCAGGTCAGGCACAGATTCCGTTATAGTTACGCTGCCAAAAGACAGGAGAATAATTTCCAATTCCTGGCTCAATGGGGGCATCCGTGATGATATCAATGTCCTTATCAATCAGCGGATAGGAAGGCATATTGGAAGTGAGGATGAGCTGGAGGAAGGAAATGTTGAAGGCTATCTCGCCCATGTAGTGGAGCAACTTGGCTATTCTGCATCAAATGCAGCTGCATTGCTAACTGCTGCAAGTATGGGAAATGTTGCTTTTGTCACGCACTCTTTCCGTGGCCTTGAAGTAACAGCAATTGCAACCGCAGGCGTAGAAGTAAATGCATGCAGTCCTTCAGACCCTGCTTCCTATTATCAGGAAAATGGTAAATGGCAATCTCTTGGCGGGACAATAAATATGATTCTTCTAATAGATGCAAATTTACCGTCATATGCTCTTACCAGGGCCTGGATGACTGCTACTGAAGCCAAATCAGCAGTTCTGCGTCAATTGATGATTCCAAGTCGTTTTTCTGAAGAATTGGCTACCGGAACCGGGACTGATATGATGGCAATTGTATCCAATGATTCTGCTTATCTGCAATTGACTGACGCAGGTCCTCATTCCAAACTTGGTGAGCTGATATGTAAATGTATAAACCAGGCCCTTTTAAAA harbors:
- the pyrF gene encoding orotidine-5'-phosphate decarboxylase, yielding MERNTGLIVAMDVTRMDRAVEIASEVAECVDAIKVGYPLVLSEGLSVISRLADYAPVIADFKVADIPNTDELICEQVFKAGACGVIVHGFTGEDSLKACIGVAQRYDGDIYVVSEMSHPGGSKYFQPIADEIASMAYEFGATGIVAPATRPERVKHLRSIIGDGLSIISPGVGAQGGKASDVIAAGANWIIVGRSIYNSENPKETAMELVTGIGI
- a CDS encoding DUF523 domain-containing protein, with translation MDAENDKIMVVSHCLLNPESRLAGIKNPGKFSPGNNNVIQLPCPELIYFGSSRREITRDQLIHSAYRKFCRQLFAPFADMLEEFYRRGFSVEFVGVGKSPSCAADLTTVSGPAGRVSNFTHEHAAGRGVFFEEIEMELVRRGICYSMQDCHKQ
- a CDS encoding sodium-translocating pyrophosphatase; its protein translation is MQDIIYLAPLAGIVSLVFAAFFATRILKEGTGNERMQEIATAIQEGAMAYLNRQYKTVAIVAVILAFLIYVLLEENSGKIAIGFIVGAISSAAAGYIGMNVSIRANVRTANAASEGLKKAMQVAVHGGAVSGFAVVGLALLGTSVFYIMFGDVDQIIGFAFGASLISLFARVGGGIYTKAADVGADLVGKVEAGIPEDDPRNAGVIADNVGDNVGDCAGMGADLFETYVVTVIAAMLLGTQILQTYPNAVIYPLILGAVAVFASIISIFFIRIGNDNKIMKALYKGVAVSAILCLVAFYFVTDMLIGNINIYYASLVGVVIMVLMVLFTEYYTSTSYRPVKKVAEASETGAGTNVISGLAMGLESTALPVLIIVGGILGSFFVAGGAADPAMGLYGIAIAAAAMLSTTGMIVTLDSYGPITDNAGGIAEMAGLPSEIREVTDALDAVGNTTKAVTKGYAIGSAALGALALFADYRYKVNLEIGELALDNPVVLAGLLIGALLPFVFSAVTMQAVGKAAFAVINEVRRQFKEIPGIMESTSKPEYGKCVDIVTATAIREMALPGILAVATPLIVGYVLGPLALGGLLIGIIASGLLLALTMNNGGGAWDNAKKLIEDGFHGGKGSEAHKAAVVGDTVGDPFKDTAGPAINPLIKVVNVVAILFSSLFIGAGIF
- a CDS encoding radical SAM protein, which encodes MTKRKSRLIYGPILSRRLGRSLGIDVISNPSSRKNCNFDCIYCQLGSVAHKIQSVDDVVGCVSSAEIVEGIKHYHRNIEDIDYITFSGTCEPTLNPAMGKMIEGIRQISSVPICVITNSSLTGRDDVRQSLAKADLVVATLVSGYDKTFENINRPASGILLDDIIEGLASLSHMGTCRLSIEVMLVDSDKFGYNTSDSEISRLADILEYINPDEVEVLTITRPPAESSLKAVDEIRLKEIASYFDSRLGRRKVRLVLRGIRKGRSTIKHENIEEEVYDLILRRPCTTEQVITSLGLNRETLIPVLENMEYRGKIELVWEDKSWYYRVL
- a CDS encoding DUF134 domain-containing protein, which encodes MVRPRKKRMVGYRHRCRRFNPDDTNESMPVVDVGVDELESMRLNILEKLSQGEAAQKMGVHQSTFQRTLRMGLEKVTDALVNGKSIFLEGGEVNMPGGDGTGPDGTGPTGARGQGRRGGGNRPGRGAAAPQNCRCPSCGHLEPHQPGVPCSQAKCPECGSQMVRG
- the acs gene encoding acetate--CoA ligase, with amino-acid sequence MKETIESSLAEERVFEPSADFKSRANMNDPDIYRKADEDLEGFWGDLAENIDWFEKWDQVLEWNPPHSNWFLNGKVNASYNCLDRHLSAKGDKPAIIWEGEMENTRTYTYNELFYSTCRFANALKELGVQKGDIVTIYLPMIPEAVIAMLACARIGAPHSVVFAGFSHEALAQRIENAGSKFVITCDGYYHKGKLIDQKEKTDMGVEKTEGVEHVLLVNHTATPVNFIEGRDVWWHDLEKQVDYQCPAEHMDSEDTLFLMYTSGTTGKPKGVVHSTGGYLVGTCITASWVFDLKDDDIYWCTADVGWITGHSYIAYGPLLNGATVLLYEGAPDYPEKGRFWDIIEKHGVTIFYTAPTAIRTFMKWGEHLPLKHDLSSLRLLGSVGEPINPRAWLWYYENIGGKRCPIVDTWWQTETGMIMITPLPGITPMKPGSAVRPFPGIEVSILDEEGNAVPEGHGGYLAIEKPWPSMIRTIHGDEERFIETYWSMWGKDTYMSGDGAHTDSDGYVWILGRLDDVIKVSGHRLGTMEIESSLVSHSDVAEAAVEGKEDEIKGEVIVGYVVLEADVPVSDELKEQLKGHVVDEIGPIARPAAIVFAEDLPKTRSGKIMRRVLRAITNNTDPGDVTTLQNPEVVEELKRKVHLSD
- a CDS encoding DUF5320 domain-containing protein codes for the protein MPGGDRTGPRGMGPMTGRGAGYCSGNEVAGWQNSLFVHNPARGRFQRFGGFSRGRGMGNYARRPLTQPVYESGTSPSLNFPSAKRELESLEKDKEWICQRIEQLKEQLTETGSLSED
- a CDS encoding adenosylcobinamide amidohydrolase is translated as MTKNELTVNCRDGACEPLLETSAGERVFRSGTDSVIVTLPKDRRIISNSWLNGGIRDDINVLINQRIGRHIGSEDELEEGNVEGYLAHVVEQLGYSASNAAALLTAASMGNVAFVTHSFRGLEVTAIATAGVEVNACSPSDPASYYQENGKWQSLGGTINMILLIDANLPSYALTRAWMTATEAKSAVLRQLMIPSRFSEELATGTGTDMMAIVSNDSAYLQLTDAGPHSKLGELICKCINQALLKALDQQSGISTVSQRDMLVRLDRFGVDEKYFWKVSTSLEGENKKGPFYDNLRNISRNPAMVALISSILHLVDELRWGLIPENSAKKVAFSQMRQLDNVLNLGMDVPYDYLLEPKESIIDNWVRVTSWIVKRNV
- a CDS encoding DUF7847 domain-containing protein, producing MENINTVLRKGFQTWTHNLNICIPFFLNIFAGIFAMFVLFMVAVIIFVMPAMQDITTDPTNINPEMAFGVLTAAFYENMGLFILLFITAFVVSTLISSYFYGGAIGMAKKALEDGSTSINEMFTSGKKNLINLFLTRFIVMLIMLAGIIFVVPGILAIGDLSILMQNPEEALSGTLILVFGIFAWIFYAIVVKLIFTFAEYALVVGGLEPLEALEEGFSFFMNNKLDTVILWLVLIGLSILTGVAGEVLSSIEILSTFWSFADFVLSFAVIQPLTVLWWTRMYLSGKSTQFYDIDDYLKFQR